A region of the Sarcophilus harrisii chromosome 3, mSarHar1.11, whole genome shotgun sequence genome:
GGGCGCCCCGGGCCCTCAGACAGTCTGGCTTTCCCTCTCCTGGGGAACAGAGGCCCCTGTGTGTGTGCTGACCTCATCGGCTACCAGCCACCCCGCCCTCCTCGCTGTTTCCAGACACTTCTCCCCCTCAGGCTGTCGGGGCCAGGGCTGGGAGAGAGGGGCTCATCCTCGCAGGGAGGGGCCCCGGAAGCCTCCGGAGCTAATGGGGGACGGGAAGCCGCGGGGGGGCTCGTGCCTCGGGGATGTCTGCCCGCCACctcttcctgcccctccccccGCTGGCAGCGCTGCCCGGAGCTGGCCGGGCGCCCGGCCCCTGGCACCGGCCCCGGGACCCGGCAGCCTCCGGTTTCCTGTTTCTGCCGGTGTCGCCCCAAGCCGCTGTCTCCGTCTCCCTCTGAAGCCGGCTCTGCCGCCTTCTCTTCCCCTCGCCCCTGACAGGCCCGCCGGGGACCCCTGCCGCCCCCGAGGGCGGGGGCATTAACGGGGTGGCCCAGGCCCGGACGCTCGGGGAGGGGGCTGGCCCCCCGTGACGCCTCTGTCCCGCCCCCTCCCCAGGCTTCGCCTTCCCGGACTGGGCCTACAAGCCCGAGTCCTCCCCAGGCTCGCGGCAGATCCAGCTCTGGCACTTCATCCTGGGCTGGGAAGGGGAAGTACCAGGATGTCTGCCTGGCAGGGGCACGGAATTCGTCATCAAGGACCCGACAGTGGCGCGCCTGTGGGGGGTCCCCGGTGCAACCCCAGATGAACTCACAAGCTGGCGGGCCctgcggggggggaggggggcggaggGGCGGGAGGGGCCGGCTCGGGGGGCCCCAAAGCGGGTCCTGCAGGCCCCGGCTCCCGCCCGGGGCCTCCCGTGCCCCGGGGTGAGGGCGGGGGGccattggggaggggggaggaggccGGCTCAGGGGAGACCCCCCGGGGCAGACCGGTCCTGCAGCAGCCCCTTTCCCGGGGCCCTGCGCCTCCGGGGGCGGGGGGGGCCTCTGCTTTTTTCTGGGGAGGGGGCCTGGGCCCCCCACTGGGGCCCGGCCCCCTCTTGTCCCCCTGCGTTACTACTACAACCGCGCATCCTCCCACAAGACCAAGGCAGGGTTTCACCTACAAGTTCAACTTTAACAATCATCTGGTCAACTACCCCTTCATCGACGTGGGGCTGGCCGGTGGTGGGGCGGGCCTGGGGGAGGCCGGGGCCTCCCCCGGCTCTGACCCCCCGTTTCTCCTCAGGTGGGCCGGCCCGCGGGCGCGCCGCCCGGTGCCCTCGGGGAggcccttcccttccccccctcggCGGGTCAGGGTGCTGTCCCCCACGGAGGCCGCCTGCCCGCCCGGCCTGCCGGCCTCCTCGTCGGCCCGTCCCTGTTCTCGGCCGTGGTGGCCCCCCCCGCCTGGGCCGGGGCTGATCCCAGCGACTGCAGCGTGGCACCCGGAACTGGAGGAGGCCCTGGTGGGGACCCAGGGCCCGCCCCCGGGGCCCCGGCTGGGGCGCCTTCCGGGgggcccccccccgcccccggccgGTGTCTTCCGGGTGTGCCCGGGCCCCGAGGCGGGCCCTGAGCCCTTCCCTGTCCCCCTGGGGCCCTGGCTCCCTCTCCCCCCAGCTCTCCCCGGCCTCCCGTGACCCCACCCACCTGGCCTCGCCCTTCCCCCACGCGAGCCCCTGGCCCGTGGGGCGGCGGTTCGGGGGGGCTCCCACTTCTTTTCGGGGGACGGGCCTCAGGCCCACACCCGGGTCACAACACCACCTCAGCCCCTTCCTCCTCCCCGGGCTGGTGGTCCCCAG
Encoded here:
- the ERF gene encoding LOW QUALITY PROTEIN: ETS domain-containing transcription factor ERF (The sequence of the model RefSeq protein was modified relative to this genomic sequence to represent the inferred CDS: inserted 7 bases in 4 codons; deleted 4 bases in 2 codons; substituted 1 base at 1 genomic stop codon) is translated as MKTPADTGFAFPDWAYKPESSPGSRQIQLWHFILGWEGEVPGCLPGRGTEFVIKDPTVARLWGVPGATPDELTSSLRYYYNRASSHKTKXQGFTYKFNFNNHLVNYPFIDVGLAGGGAGLGEAGASPGSDPPFLLRWAGPRARRPVPSGRPFPSPPRRVRVLSPTEAACPPGLPASSSPSLFSAVVAPRLGRGXSQRLQRGTRNWRRPWWGPRARPRGPGWGAFRGAPXPPPAGVFRVCPGPEAGPEPFPVPLXGPGSLSPQLSPASRDPTHLASPFPHASPWPVGRRFGGAPTSFRGTGLRPTPGSQHHLSPFLLPGLVVPSXGPDKCPLRPWPPGPPAPRPLPSSSSSPSSPSSSTAAPPLGRRAGGPGPKAAGGRPRPLARPPVRGGPIPRESGKWRCRHQPGRGAGDGGEGKPPFGPPTPRGKHPLFRPLPFKGAPAFQQELGRNLRQQPPLPNPLNIRVLAGDSEKSLIASIPWVRGEVARSAEERNGDYISRHS